DNA from Bacteroidota bacterium:
AGCCAGTGGTGAAAAGTACCATTGGGAGCTCGTTGTATTTTGGGCATTTGCATGGCCATATTCTTAAATCTTTTGGCTTCGTAATCGCTGTTCAATTCCTGTAATTTATCATCGA
Protein-coding regions in this window:
- a CDS encoding GH3 auxin-responsive promoter family protein, which produces DDKLQELNSDYEAKRFKNMAMQMPKIQRAPNGTFHHWLKAKGKLGGQHKVPRLCNDRSIIDEVLESMEVVS